The following proteins come from a genomic window of Pelmatolapia mariae isolate MD_Pm_ZW linkage group LG17, Pm_UMD_F_2, whole genome shotgun sequence:
- the bcat1 gene encoding branched-chain-amino-acid aminotransferase, cytosolic isoform X2: MGLVSVREIKCKRFSKYNLEVQCGLHCHHSDLRSDVSSLKGHICVRATTPMADDSTQSFKAVDLVVQLSPALKTKPHVVDFGTVFTDHMLTVEWSVTEGWQAPFIRPFTNLSLHPACSSLHYGIQLFEGFKVYRGDDSRLRLFRPMLNMSRMANSAKRACLPAFDQTELLECIRRLVEIDQDWVPQSDSASLYIRPTFISTEPSLGVKRPGRALLYVILCQAGSYFNSEADAISLWADPKYTRAWKGGTGDCKMGGNYGCSLFAQYEADDYGCQQVLWLYGQDHQITEAGTMNIFLHWINQDGEEELATPPLDGIILPGITRRSILELTRKWGEFKVTERYLTMSQLCSALKQQQVKEMFGSGTACMICPIGHIVYLGENLHIPCRDKQSVKLTSRLTKELTDIQYGRTPSDWTFMV, encoded by the exons ATGGGACTGGTTTCAGTTCGAGAGATTAAGTGTAAGCGGTTTAGTAAGTACAACTTGGAGGTCCAGTGCGGGCTTCACTGCCATCACAGCGACCTCAGGTCTGACGTCTCCTCTCTGAAG GGACACATCTGCGTGCGAGCCACCACCCCAATGGCTGACGACAGTACTCAAAGCTTCAAG GCAGTTGACCTGGTTGTTCAGCTTTCCCCTGCTCTAAAAACCAAGCCACATGTGGTTgactttgggactgtcttcacTGACCACATGCTGACCGTCGAGTGGAGCGTGACTGAGGGCTGGCAAGCCCCGTTCATCAGGCCGTTCACAAACCTTTCCCTCCACCCAGCCTGTTCCTCACTACATTATGGCATTCAG CTGTTTGAAGGCTTCAAGGTATACCGCGGAGATGACAGCCGACTGCGTCTCTTCCGACCGATGCTCAACATGAGCCGCATGGCTAACTCTGCCAAGAGAGCTTGTCTGCCT GCCTTTGATCAGACAGAGTTGCTGGAGTGTATCAGGAGATTGGTAGAGATTGACCAGGACTGGGTTCCTCAATCAGACTCAGCGAGTCTGTACATAAGGCCAACATTTATTAGCACTGAG CCTTCTCTGGGCGTAAAGCGGCCTGGCCGTGCCTTGCTGTATGTGATCTTGTGTCAAGCTGGCTCTTATTTCAACTCTGAGGCAGATGCCATCTCCCTGTGGGCTGACCCAAAATACACACGGGCCTGGAAAGGAGGAACTGGAGACTGCAAGATGGGAGG GAACTATGGATGCTCCCTGTTTGCCCAGTACGAAGCAGATGATTACGGGTGTCAGCAGGTGCTCTGGCTGTATGGACAGGACCACCAGATAACTGAGGCAGGAACTATGAATATTTTCCTGCACTGGATCAATCAGGATGGAG AGGAGGAGCTTGCAACTCCACCTCTGGATGGCATCATTCTCCCAGGCATTACTCGACGGAGCATCCTAGAACTAACCAGGAAATGG ggTGAGTTTAAAGTGACAGAGCGCTACCTCACCATGAGCCAGCTATGCTCTGCtctcaaacagcagcaggtcaAAGAGATGTTTGGCAGCGGGACTGCCTGCATGATCTGCCCTATTGGACACATTGTCTACCTGGGAGAG AACTTGCATATCCCCTGTCGAGATAAGCAGTCAGTGAAGCTGACATCACGGCTCACAAAAGAACTCACGGATATACAG TACGGACGCACACCTAGTGACTGGACTTTCATGGTGTAG
- the bcat1 gene encoding branched-chain-amino-acid aminotransferase, cytosolic isoform X1: protein MGLVSVREIKCKRFSKYNLEVQCGLHCHHSDLRSDVSSLKGHICVRATTPMADDSTQSFKAVDLVVQLSPALKTKPHVVDFGTVFTDHMLTVEWSVTEGWQAPFIRPFTNLSLHPACSSLHYGIQLFEGFKVYRGDDSRLRLFRPMLNMSRMANSAKRACLPAFDQTELLECIRRLVEIDQDWVPQSDSASLYIRPTFISTEVRRMVTFLWGECFLKLKNNLISLMCLWQPSLGVKRPGRALLYVILCQAGSYFNSEADAISLWADPKYTRAWKGGTGDCKMGGNYGCSLFAQYEADDYGCQQVLWLYGQDHQITEAGTMNIFLHWINQDGEEELATPPLDGIILPGITRRSILELTRKWGEFKVTERYLTMSQLCSALKQQQVKEMFGSGTACMICPIGHIVYLGENLHIPCRDKQSVKLTSRLTKELTDIQYGRTPSDWTFMV, encoded by the exons ATGGGACTGGTTTCAGTTCGAGAGATTAAGTGTAAGCGGTTTAGTAAGTACAACTTGGAGGTCCAGTGCGGGCTTCACTGCCATCACAGCGACCTCAGGTCTGACGTCTCCTCTCTGAAG GGACACATCTGCGTGCGAGCCACCACCCCAATGGCTGACGACAGTACTCAAAGCTTCAAG GCAGTTGACCTGGTTGTTCAGCTTTCCCCTGCTCTAAAAACCAAGCCACATGTGGTTgactttgggactgtcttcacTGACCACATGCTGACCGTCGAGTGGAGCGTGACTGAGGGCTGGCAAGCCCCGTTCATCAGGCCGTTCACAAACCTTTCCCTCCACCCAGCCTGTTCCTCACTACATTATGGCATTCAG CTGTTTGAAGGCTTCAAGGTATACCGCGGAGATGACAGCCGACTGCGTCTCTTCCGACCGATGCTCAACATGAGCCGCATGGCTAACTCTGCCAAGAGAGCTTGTCTGCCT GCCTTTGATCAGACAGAGTTGCTGGAGTGTATCAGGAGATTGGTAGAGATTGACCAGGACTGGGTTCCTCAATCAGACTCAGCGAGTCTGTACATAAGGCCAACATTTATTAGCACTGAGGTGAGGAGGATGGTGACGTTCTTGTGGGGCGAATGTTTtctaaaactgaaaaacaatttaatttCCTTAATGTGTTTATGGCAGCCTTCTCTGGGCGTAAAGCGGCCTGGCCGTGCCTTGCTGTATGTGATCTTGTGTCAAGCTGGCTCTTATTTCAACTCTGAGGCAGATGCCATCTCCCTGTGGGCTGACCCAAAATACACACGGGCCTGGAAAGGAGGAACTGGAGACTGCAAGATGGGAGG GAACTATGGATGCTCCCTGTTTGCCCAGTACGAAGCAGATGATTACGGGTGTCAGCAGGTGCTCTGGCTGTATGGACAGGACCACCAGATAACTGAGGCAGGAACTATGAATATTTTCCTGCACTGGATCAATCAGGATGGAG AGGAGGAGCTTGCAACTCCACCTCTGGATGGCATCATTCTCCCAGGCATTACTCGACGGAGCATCCTAGAACTAACCAGGAAATGG ggTGAGTTTAAAGTGACAGAGCGCTACCTCACCATGAGCCAGCTATGCTCTGCtctcaaacagcagcaggtcaAAGAGATGTTTGGCAGCGGGACTGCCTGCATGATCTGCCCTATTGGACACATTGTCTACCTGGGAGAG AACTTGCATATCCCCTGTCGAGATAAGCAGTCAGTGAAGCTGACATCACGGCTCACAAAAGAACTCACGGATATACAG TACGGACGCACACCTAGTGACTGGACTTTCATGGTGTAG